Proteins from a single region of Bacteroidota bacterium:
- a CDS encoding DUF481 domain-containing protein, whose protein sequence is MLRRLSLFALLLTVVALSVPPVVAQDLDAALARLRLLAPPLDGMMARVDGCSAATGNGVWSALALIEAEERQQRALSGRARASFASDATDERSLYRLAVGVSLDRGEYPGEINFSAATDVTLQDGTVQENVSSLTLSYDHHLSPNFETYAFVKRDTDNFLGIDQRYEIGGGLIGQTYTWDTRKRTALRKRLDNLPSYVTAEGDSARAAAAAALAETDWFRCLAAAHADSTTQGALLAGVLADLDALRPYATFAERVVRKRHTILRLGLLAGPFFEFEQSTVTARRVLGMDTTSVDVELGGSTIPRFEVRPTLTLRDAFERVRFDLRPYFKFPLYDFDGCGSGEGRCNYRIDATARLTFRLADIGSSGSVSIAPVYTIAYDNDPPRLPQSVIDAAIAEGAQFVNTAMPKTHHIFRFALVVGFD, encoded by the coding sequence ATGCTCCGTCGCCTCTCGCTTTTCGCCTTGCTGCTCACCGTTGTCGCGCTCAGCGTGCCGCCTGTGGTCGCACAAGACCTCGATGCCGCACTCGCCCGGCTGCGGCTGCTCGCGCCGCCCCTTGACGGGATGATGGCGCGGGTCGATGGATGCTCAGCCGCCACAGGCAACGGGGTGTGGAGCGCGCTCGCCCTCATCGAGGCGGAAGAGCGCCAGCAGCGCGCTCTCTCCGGTCGGGCCCGGGCCAGTTTCGCCAGCGACGCCACCGACGAGCGCTCCCTCTACCGGCTCGCCGTCGGCGTGAGCCTCGACCGCGGCGAATATCCCGGCGAGATCAACTTCAGCGCGGCCACCGACGTCACACTTCAGGATGGGACCGTCCAGGAGAATGTCTCGTCGCTCACGCTCTCCTACGACCACCACCTCTCGCCCAACTTCGAGACCTACGCCTTCGTCAAGCGCGACACCGACAACTTTCTCGGCATCGACCAGCGCTACGAAATCGGAGGGGGGCTGATCGGGCAGACGTACACGTGGGACACCCGCAAGCGGACGGCCCTGCGCAAGCGCCTGGACAACCTGCCGAGCTACGTCACGGCCGAGGGCGATAGCGCGCGGGCAGCCGCCGCCGCCGCCCTTGCCGAGACCGACTGGTTCCGCTGCCTTGCTGCCGCCCACGCCGACTCGACCACGCAGGGCGCGCTCCTGGCAGGCGTCCTCGCCGACCTCGATGCCCTTCGGCCCTATGCGACGTTTGCCGAGCGTGTGGTTCGGAAGCGCCACACCATCCTCCGGCTTGGCCTCCTCGCCGGGCCCTTCTTCGAGTTCGAGCAGTCGACCGTCACGGCTCGCCGCGTGCTCGGGATGGACACCACCAGCGTCGACGTGGAGTTAGGCGGCAGCACGATTCCACGCTTCGAGGTGCGCCCGACGCTCACGCTACGCGACGCCTTTGAGCGCGTCCGCTTCGACCTCCGGCCCTACTTCAAATTCCCACTCTACGACTTCGACGGCTGCGGCTCGGGCGAAGGGCGGTGCAACTATCGCATCGACGCGACCGCGCGCCTGACCTTCCGACTCGCCGACATCGGGTCGAGCGGCTCGGTGAGCATCGCGCCCGTCTACACGATCGCCTATGACAACGACCCCCCGCGCCTCCCCCAGAGCGTGATCGACGCAG